A part of Silvimonas soli genomic DNA contains:
- a CDS encoding DUF4291 domain-containing protein, giving the protein MMNQIPSIPERQIRAQYDDRTIRVYQAYSDAIALSALEHGTFVSPPFKTERMTWIKPSFLWMMYRSGWGLKDVRQARILAVDISREGFEWALAYSCPSHPSGSISREDWHRVKEDAPVRIQWDPERDLMMHPQPHRAIQIGLSKQAVDLYVQKWIQRITDVTPLAQNIHTLVVAGNFELARNLLPVERPYGVGT; this is encoded by the coding sequence ATGATGAATCAAATACCTTCTATCCCAGAACGCCAAATTCGTGCCCAGTACGATGATCGGACCATCCGGGTCTACCAAGCTTACTCGGACGCAATTGCCCTCTCTGCATTGGAGCACGGAACGTTCGTTTCACCGCCATTCAAGACGGAGCGAATGACGTGGATTAAACCTTCATTCCTTTGGATGATGTACCGCTCGGGGTGGGGATTGAAGGATGTCCGGCAGGCACGCATTCTGGCAGTCGATATTTCGCGCGAAGGGTTCGAATGGGCGTTAGCTTACAGCTGTCCTAGCCATCCAAGCGGATCGATAAGCCGGGAAGATTGGCACCGGGTAAAGGAGGATGCCCCCGTGCGCATCCAGTGGGACCCGGAGCGGGATCTGATGATGCATCCGCAGCCGCATCGGGCTATTCAAATCGGCCTGAGTAAACAAGCCGTTGATCTCTACGTGCAGAAATGGATACAGCGCATTACCGACGTCACCCCCTTGGCACAAAACATTCATACACTCGTCGTAGCAGGGAATTTTGAATTGGCACGAAACCTGCTGCCCGTAGAGCGGCCCTATGGTGTTGGAACTTAA